A region of Polyodon spathula isolate WHYD16114869_AA chromosome 4, ASM1765450v1, whole genome shotgun sequence DNA encodes the following proteins:
- the LOC121314516 gene encoding desmoplakin-like isoform X1 — translation MSRYGSETMLSSMGRRTNSRPDITSSFSQRSEGPRGNGQQEYHTEYALGREFYKGGGQQVIGSQGDFLLRQSKIQEMIRVCSEKLKKAESFIQLDKRYAEAGQPPKYSNETDNYIEVANGLVGRIDMNIRDMMQMGQNVEALQAGSIRLKEQLCAIHFAFNSIRKTYVIPRKSTGSWTDTLASFQDAMAWIAQQKRFIETSPFGDDSSAIDKQIYTQKKFHSTLERAPEIQRARADAMGNKAAMNALELEFDSLIKMSNERNDQLKQLQNIIEEISKEIMWVNEREEEELVYDWSNKNTAIAKKQEDYSKLMSLLEEKEKHLNKLKQKVDVMLRNNHPASDKIEAYMDTLQTQWSWILQITKCIDVHLKENSAYFQFFDEAQATESHLKKRQETIRKQFQCDKNMSLPRIQDLIKDLEKEKENMLEYRRQVRSLVTKSKNIVQLRPRNPDYKSSSPVIMKALCDFRQDQKTIHKGDEGILVDNSQRSKWQVTGPGGLEMMVPSVCLIVPPPNPLCTSIATKIDQYHEAILSICNQQYINLKSLIAWKYCMIDIEKIRSLTITTLRTMRAEEYRLIIKNLEKHYQEFLRESRGSEVFGDEDKKQMQDSCSGATEYYEKLIIQLPNTTKPDKGIDNYTPETTRNSQVSQNLLSDLQKLRVRLEYSESGMTQHIHIPLSEDIAKDCYNRITTLEGLQGELDKIRDDFMRIRESNLKQLSQIKDPDTINFLNGEVAFINRKLTNLDSFSGSYLERLKALRALFQSMAQAEDTIKMYEARLTEEETISLDFSKVDAYRETLKQMRADVDQKRDLIKSMEDELQKAVYYNGQIDESFHKCDTDLSKYREKAGQMSDRWCRIQTQIDNRYVDLESQLRQLKHYRGISETLSKWTDDTRRRQDTLEATRFDEPKVIMEQMNEQKALLTEIKSKRATVDEVQKNAELSASAIKDYELQLASYSAGLDTLLKIPIKKTMLRSPSTVILQESADLQARYIELLTRSSDYYKFLGEMLKSMEELKMRNMKIDLLEEELKLAKDANLDNSNKNMFLDQNLSKYQSDCNEYREKLLSLESIKKKYELESSSAKQKLDSTYNQIKELNETITRLTYEIDEERRKRKLSEDRYSHHQEDYDLTVKKMKKDLDDLNWQKMDIEKTVKDREREIERLKIQLQDEAARKREFEIEMSKVRNQHNQEINDLRKSYESETHVTKTTIQQITMQKNEESRDFKLQLERALAEKRDLSEEVQRLKNSIADVELRWRKTEEAANQQKATCSDESRKRQEMEMEILTITKLRSEESLRYKESLQDALKAVQDKAKDIERLERLLEEESRKRKELIIEIQTITKKQSDESLRYKESMQDTSKAIQDKVREIETLKQLLDEESRKRKAAEWENDKLKQSQIDLQKKNTQYTETVQKLKISEQELNVVRVHLDKVSREKSRAEQDAAQFQNSLKEIQFRKEKLEDELAVHKKAALEESSRRKRLEDDLDQMRCACKEHTNTVNQLRLKIEEVSIVKQRSEQNLKGQQESLDKTLKEKQQTIDELNLLTAELKALQRKFLLEQENVKEANQRNEQLYRTIEEKSKIVNDSKSEIDRLQSLTQNLTKKHLRLEEELRNLRKELDDVNMNKDNCDSDKTALISELQLQLQTSSKRTLELQGLVNELSKEREKFRLEMEKFQKQTMESSNMIHESQTHYNELMQEKEMLLVKIKMLDQDKTRLQKYEDELSRVKATLESESRLKLRLQDEYKQLQNDFSYWKNQCEMKDELVRKYNLEKDKNERDRYSMKSEIDRLLAELKASDERYKRRLEDAEREKSDLQSQHIKMEKEISTLRQTPVTCNCQTDSSKLVFDGIHRKITAKQLYDCKIIDKATLDQLLKGQKTVEEVALDIQPSLKGTGVIAGIFLTPKEKLSLTDAKNKNFLQSESAVMLLEAQAATGYIIDPKVNEKLTVEAAYARGLVDREDKDKLLVAESAATGFHDPHSGKLISVGQAKKKEMISRNTAIRLLEAQVAAGGVIDPVSSVFLPKDVALDRGLIDADLYRALTDPQVDTMSFIDPATNKNISYPRLKEKCRVELHTGLLLLPAMKKKISFIGLREPVPLDELVDSGIVDKDVASALEAGTITQDVVDEQARPYLQGSSSIAGIYDEINDRKLGIYQAMQEGLLRPGTSLELLEAQAATGFMVDPVNNKLMTVEKAYNSGLIGREFKEKLLSAEKAVTGYKDPLTGNVISLFQAMKMGLIEKGHGIRLLEAQIATGGIIDPKASHRLKIDIAYKRGYFDEEMNEVLSDPNDDTKGFFDPDTQENLTYLQLKERCIIDKVTGLCLLPLNKKKQITTTQKNTLRKRRVVIVDPDTQKEMTVREAYHKDLIDYETFLELSGQECEWEEITITASDGTSRVVLVDRKTGIQHDIQDSLDKGLIDKTSVEKYRSGSLTLTQFAGMISSKYTEKTAVSSSSSELVSRSSSVTSAASPSASQKRTSSMSLTLSSPSEQPEELSPIAAIFDTETLEKITVSEAIRRAIVDSITGQRLLEAQACTGGIIHPANGKKLSLQEAERQGIIDHDMAQRLKPAEKAYLGFEDVKNKKKMSVGDAIKEKWLPYESGQRFLEFQYLTGGLIEPDAPGRRSMQEVIRQGMVDGRTALKLQDTNNYPRNLTCPKTKLKISYKDAMDRSMVEETTGLRMLEASSVSSKGISSPYNVSSAPGSRSGSRAGSRTGSRSGSRRGSVDLSSSYSVSSYSSDYTGN, via the exons CCAAGGAGATTTCCTTCTGCGCcagagcaaaatacaggagatGATAAGAGTATGcagtgaaaaactgaaaaaagcagAGTCATTTATACAGTTG GATAAGAGGTATGCTGAAGCTGGACAGCCTCCAAAGTACAGTAACGAAACAGACAACTACATTGAAGTGGCGAATGGTCTAGTTGGACGAATTGACATGAATATAAGAGACATGATGCAGATGGGTCAGAATGTAGAAGCACTGCAAGCTGG gtctATTCGGTTGAAAGAACAATTATGTGCCATTCACTTTGCCTTCAATAGTATCCGAAAAACTTATGTGATTCCAAGAAAGAGTACTGGGTCATGGACAGACACTTTGGCAAGCTTCCAAGATGCTATGGCCTGGATAGCACAACAGAAG cgcTTCATAGAAACTTCGCCATTTGGGGATGACTCCTCAGCTATCGATAAACAAATTTACACCCAGAAGAAATTTCATAGTACACTTGAACGGGCTCCTGAAATACAAAGGGCCAGAGCAGATGCG atgGGTAACAAAGCTGCTATGAATGCTCTGGAGCTAGAATTTGACTCCTTGATA AAAATGTCCAATGAGAGAAATGATCAGCTTAAGCAACTGCAGAACATCATTGAGGAAATATCTAAAGAGATCATGTGGGTGAATGAGCGAGAAGAGGAGGAGCTGGTTTATGACTGGAGCAACAAGAACACTGCTATTGCCAAGAAACAGGAGGATTACTCG AAACTGATGAGCTTGTTGGAGGAGAAGGAAAAACATCTGAATAAACTCAAACAAAAAGTCGATGTGATGCTCAGAAATAACCACCCTGCTTCTGACAAGATTGAG GCATACATGGACACCCTGCAGACACAGTGGAGTTGGATTCTTCAGATCACAAAGTGCATTGATGTTCACCTAAAGGAAAATTCTGCCTACTTCCAG TTCTTTGATGAAGCTCAGGCAACTGAAAGTCACCTCAAGAAACGACAGGAAACTATTAGGAAGCAGTTCCAGTGTGACAAGAACATGTCCCTGCCTCGCATACAGGATTTAATTAAAGATCTGGAG aaagagaaagaaaatatgtTGGAATACAGAAGGCAGGTCCGCAGTCTGGTGACCAAATCCAAGAACATTGTGCAGCTGAGGCCTCGTAACCCAGACTACAAAAGCAGCAGCCCTGTCATTATGAAGGCCCTATGTGACTTCAGACAGGACCAG AAAACAATCCACAAAGGTGATGAAGGAATCTTGGTAGATAATTCACAGCGTAGCAAGTGGCAGGTGACTGGTCCAGGGGGACTGGAGATGATGGTTCCTTCAGTTTGTCTCATCGTCCCTCCCCCCAATCCACTATGTACTAGCATTGCTACCAA GATTGATCAGTACCATGAAGCCATTTTGTCAATTTGTAACCAGCAGTATATCAACTTGAAGagtcttatagcctggaaataCTGTATGATCGATATTGAGAAAATCCGCTCCTTGACAATTACTACG CTCCGGACAATGCGTGCTGAAGAGTATCGTCTGATTATCAAGAACCTGGAGAAGCACTACCAAGAATTCTTGAGGGAAAGCCGGGGCTCTGAGGTGTTTGGTGATGAAGATAAAAAGCAGATGCAGGATAGTTGCAGTGGTGCAACAGAATACTACGAAAAATTGATTATACAACTTCCTAACACCACCA AACCTGATAAAGGTATAGACAACTATACTCCAGAGACGACCAGGAATAGCCAGGTCAGTCAGAACCTTCTGTCCGACCTGCAGAAGCTTCGTGTGCGTCTGGAATATAGCGAGTCTGGAATGACCCAGCACATTCACATCCCACTGAGCGAAGACATAGCGAAGGACTGTTACAACAGGATTACCACTCTGGAG GGCCTCCAAGGAGAATTAGACAAAATCAGAGATGATTTCATGAGAATAAGAGAGAGCAATTTAAAACAACTTTCTCAGATTAAGGATCCTGACACCATAAACTTTCTGAATGGAGAGGTTGCTTTCATAAACAGAAAACTGACAAACCTAGATTCTTTTTCTGGATCCTATTTGGAAAG ACTAAAGGCACTTAGGGCTCTATTTCAAAGTATGGCACAAGCTGAAGATACTATCAAAATGTATGAGGCCAGGCTGACAGAAGAGGAAACCATTTCTCTGGATTTCTCTAAAGTAGATGCCTACAGGGAGACATTAAAG CAAATGAGAGCAGATGTGGATCAGAAAAGAGACCTTATCAAGTCCATGGAAGATGAGCTACAGAAGGCTGTGTATTACAATGGTCAGATTGATGAGTCTTTTCACAAGTGTGATACTGACCTTTCTAAGTACAGAGAGAAAGCGGGCCAGATGTCAGATCGTTGGTGTAGGATCCAGACACAGATTGACAACAG ATATGTGGACTTGGAGAGCCAGTTGAGACAACTTAAACACTACAGAGGAATAAGCGAGACGCTCAGTAAGTGGACTGATGATACCCGGCGTCGCCAGGATACCCTGGAGGCCACTAGATTTGATGAGCCAAAAGTCATCATGGAACAAATGAATGAACAGAAG GCTCTGCTCACTGAAATTAAAAGCAAGAGAGCCACAGTTGATGAGGTTCAGAAGAATGCAGAGTTAAGCGCAAGCGCAATAAag GATTATGAGCTCCAGTTAGCGTCGTACAGTGCAGGCTTGGACACACTGCTGAAAATACCTATTAAGAAGACAATGTTGCGGTCTCCCTCAACTGTCATATTACAAGAG tctgcAGATCTGCAAGCACGTTATATTGAACTCCTCACAAGGTCCAGTGACTACTATAAATTCCTAGGTGAAATGCTTAAAAGCATGGAAGAGCTCAAg ATGAGGAACATGAAAATTGACCTTTTGGAGGAGGAGCTGAAGCTTGCCAAAGATGCGAATCTTGACAACTCCAACAAGAATATGTTTCTGGATCAAAACCTTTCTAAATACCAGTCAGACTGCAATGAGTACAGGGAAAAGCTGCTGTCCCTGGAGAGtatcaaaaaaaaatatgaactggAGAGCAGCTCAGCTAAGCAGAAACTAGACAGCACTTACAACCAGATcaaggagctgaatgaaaccatAACAAGGCTCACTTATGAGATTGATGAGGAAAGGAGAAAGAGAAAACTCTCTGAAGATAGGTATTCACATCACCAGGAAGACTATGATCTCAccgtaaagaaaatgaaaaaggatCTGGATGATTTGAATTGGCAAAAGATGGACATCGAGAAGACTGTGAAggacagagagcgagagatcgAAAGGCTGAAAATCCAGCTTCAGGACGAGGCAGCACGGAAGCGGGAATTTGAAATTGAGATGTCAAAGGTAAGAAACCAGCATAATCAAGAAATTAATGATCTTAGGAAGTCTTACGAGTCAGAGACCCATGTTACAAAGACAACCATTCAACAAATAACCATGCAAAAAAATGAGGAATCGAGAGATTTTAAGCTGCAGCTTGAAAGAGCTCTAGCAGAAAAGAGGGACCTTTCAGAAGAAGTACAGAGATTAAAAAACTCAATCGCGGATGTAGAGCTGCGCTGGAGGAAAACTGAAGAGGCTGCAAATCAGCAAAAAGCAACTTGTTCAGATGAATCTAGGAAGAGAcaggagatggagatggagatacTTACAATTACCAAACTTCGGTCTGAAGAAAGCTTGAGGTATAAAGAATCCTTGCAGGATGCCTTAAAGGCTGTTCAGGATAAAGCCAAGGATATTGAGAGGCTCGAACGTTTGTTAGAAGAGGAATCGAGAAAGAGGAAAGAGTTAATTATAGAGATACAGACAATTACCAAAAAGCAATCTGATGAAAGCTTGAGGTATAAAGAGTCCATGCAAGATACTTCAAAGGCAATTCAAGACAAGGTCAGAGAGATTGAGACACTGAAACAGTTATTAGATGAGGAATCAAGAAAGAGGAAAGCCGCAGAGTGGGAAAATGATAAATTGAAACAATCTCAAATTgatctgcagaaaaaaaacacacagtacactgaaacagtacaaaaactaaaGATATCGGAGCAAGAGCTGAATGTTGTTAGGGTTCATCTGGACAAGGTATCCAGAGAGAAAAGCAGAGCCGAGCAAGATGCTGCTCAGTTTCAAAACAGCTTAAAAGAAATCCAATTTAGAAAGGAAAAACTAGAGGATGAGCTTGCTGTGCATAAAAAAGCTGCTTTGGAAGAGAGCTCCAGGCGAAAAAGGTTAGAAGACGACCTAGACCAAATGAGATGTGCATGCAAAGAACATACCAATACAGTCAATCAGCTCAGACTGAAGATTGAAGAAGTCTCCATTGTGAAGCAAAGAAGTGAACAAAACCTGAAGGGTCAACAGGAGTCCTTGGATAAGACCCTGAAGGAAAAGCAACAAACCATTGATGAACTTAACCTCCTGACAGCTGAACTGAAAGCCTTGCAGCGCAAGTTTCTCCTGGAGCAGGAGAATGTAAAAGAAGCCAATCAGAGAAATGAGCAATTGTACAGAACAATAGAAGAAAAGAGTAAGATTGTGAACGACAGCAAATCTGAAATAGACAGGCTGCAGTCCCTCACTCAGAACCTCACCAAAAAGCATTTGCGGTTAGAAGAGGAGCTAAGAAACCTGAGAAAGGAATTGGATGACGTGAACATGAATAAAGATAACTGTGATAGTGATAAAACTGCTCTGATTTCCGAGCTGCAGCTTCAACTGCAGACAAGCAGCAAAAGAACACTTGAGCTCCAGGGGCTCGTTAATGAATTATCAAAGGAAAGGGAGAAGTTCAGACTGGAAATGGAAAAATTTCAGAAACAAACTATGGAG tcatCCAACATGATCCACGAAAGTCAGACCCACTACAATGAACTTATGCaagaaaaagaaatgcttttGGTGAAGATAAAAATGCTGGATCAGGATAAGACAAGACTGCAGAAATATGAAGATGAACTCAGTCGAGTCAAAGCAACACTTGAATCTGAATCCCGTCTGAAGCTGCGTCTGCAAGATGAATACAAGCAGCTTCAGAATGACTTTAGTTACTGGAAGAATCAATGTGAAATGAAAGATGAACTTGTTAGAAAATATAATCTAGAGAAAGATAAGAATGAGAGGGATAGGTACTCCATGAAAAGTGAAATTGATAGGCTTCTAGCAGAGCTAAAAGCTAGTGATGAAAGGTACAAGCGTAGGCTTGAAGATGCAGAGAGAGAAAAGTCAGATTTACAATCCCAGCacataaaaatggaaaaggaaatcTCTACTCTTCGCCAAACCCCAGTTACTTGTAACTGCCAAACAGATTCTTCAAAACTTGTCTTCGATGGCATTCACAGGAAGATTACAGCTAAACAGTTGTATGATTGCAAGATTATTGATAAAGCTACATTGGACCAGTTACTTAAAGGCCAAAAGACAGTAGAAGAAGTCGCACTAGACATTCAACCAAGTCTAAAAGGTACAGGTGTGATAGCTGGCATTTTTCTTACACCTAAAGAAAAGTTGTCATTAACTGATGCCAAGAACAAGAACTTTCTTCAATCAGAAAGTGCAGTGATGCTTCTGGAAGCACAGGCTGCCACCGGCTATATCATTGATCCAAAAGTAAATGAGAAACTTACTGTTGAGGCTGCATATGCAAGAGGTCTTGTAGATAGAGAAGATAAAGATAAACTTCTTGTAGCAGAGTCCGCCGCTACTGGCTTTCATGATCCACACTCAGGCAAGCTGATTTCCGTTggacaagcaaagaaaaaagagatgATAAGTAGAAACACTGCGATTCGTTTGTTGGAAGCACAGGTTGCAGCAGGAGGTGTTATTGACCCAGTCAGTAGTGTCTTCCTACCAAAAGATGTTGCACTTGATCGTGGGTTAATAGATGCCGATCTCTACAGAGCTCTCACTGATCCACAAGTTGATACAATGAGTTTTATCGATCCAGCTACCAACAAAAATATCAGTTACCCTCGTTTGAAAGAAAAGTGTAGAGTTGAACTCCATACAGGTTTACTTTTGCTGCCAGCAATGAAGAAAAAGATTTCATTTATTGGGCTAAGAGAACCTGTTCCTTTAGATGAACTAGTAGATTCAGGAATTGTAGATAAAGATGTTGCTTCTGCTCTGGAAGCAGGTACAATTACACAGGACGTTGTTGATGAACAGGCAAGACCATACTTGCAAGGCTCAAGTTCCATTGCAGGCATTTATGAtgaaataaatgacagaaaacTTGGCATCTACCAAGCAATGCAAGAAGGCCTTCTTAGACCCGGAACAAGCCTTGAACTTTTGGAAGCCCAAGCAGCAACAGGTTTTATGGTCGACCCAGTTAATAATAAGTTGATGACAGTGGAAAAAGCATATAACAGTGGGTTGATTGGTAGGGAGTTCAAGGAGAAACTCTTATCTGCTGAGAAGGCTGTCACTGGGTACAAAGATCCATTAACAGGAAATGTAATTTCCTTGTTTCAAGCCATGAAGATGGGATTAATTGAAAAAGGCCATGGCATTCGTCTGTTAGAAGCTCAGATTGCAACTGGTGGAATCATTGATCCAAAAGCTAGTCATCGCTTAAAAATTGATATTGCATACAAACGTGGTTATTTCGATGAAGAGATGAATGAAGTCTTGTCTGACCCAAATGATGACACCAAAGGTTTCTTTGATCCAGACACTCAGGAGAATCTGACTTACTTGCAGCTAAAGGAAAGATGCATAATTGACAAGGTAACAGGGCTCTGCCTCCTGCCACTGAACAAAAAGAAGCAGATCACAACAACCCAGAAGAATACACTTCGTAAGCGCAGGGTGGTTATTGTCGATCCTGATACACAAAAAGAAATGACAGTTCGTGAAGCATATCACAAGGATCTGATTGATTATGAAACGTTCTTGGAGCTCTCTGGTCAAGAATGTGAGTGGGAAGAAATAACAATCACAGCATCTGATGGTACATCCAGAGTAGTCCTTGTGGACAGAAAAACAGGCATTCAGCATGACATTCAGGATTCATTAGATAAGGGTTTAATTGACAAAACATCAGTGGAGAAGTATCGATCTGGGAGTCTTACACTCACTCAGTTTGCAGGTATGATAAGCAGCAAGTACACTGAGAAGACCGCTGTAAGTTCTAGTAGCAGTGAGCTTGTGAGCCGGAGCTCATCAGTGACATCAGCAGCATCGCCAAGTGCCTCACAGAAACGTACCTCCAGTATGTCGCTTACCCTTTCCAGTCCTTCAGAACAGCCAGAGGAGCTCAGCCCTATTGCAGCTATATTTGATACGGAAACATTAGAGAAAATAACTGTCTCTGAAGCTATTCGACGAGCAATTGTTGATTCCATCACTGGGCAGCGTCTGTTAGAAGCTCAGGCCTGTACCGGAGGCATTATCCATCCTGCAAACGGTAAAAAACTTTCACTGCAAGAGGCAGAGCGCCAGGGTATTATAGACCATGATATGGCCCAAAGATTGAAGCCTGCCGAGAAAGCATATCTCGGTTTTGAAGACgtcaaaaataagaaaaaaatgtcagtagGTGATGCAATAAAAGAGAAGTGGTTGCCATATGAATCTGGTCAGCGCTTCCTTGAATTCCAGTATCTCACTGGAGGCCTTATTGAACCTGATGCTCCTGGAAGGAGGTCTATGCAAGAAGTAATCAGACAAGGCATGGTGGATGGGAGAACTGCATTAAAACTTCAAGATACCAATAATTACCCAAGAAACCTGACTTGTCCAAAAACCAAGCTGAAGATCTCCTACAAGGATGCCATGGACCGATCAATGGTTGAAGAGACGACTGGTTTGAGAATGCTGGAAGCTTCATCTGTGTCTTCTAAAGGCATCAGCAGTCCTTACAATGTTTCTTCAGCACCTGGATCTCGCTCAGGCTCCCGTGCCGGGTCACGCACTGGCTCAAGAAGTGGGTCCAGACGAGGAAGTGTTGATCTCTCCTCATCCTATTCTGTCTCATCTTATAGCAGTGACTATACTGGCAATTAG